A window of Juglans regia cultivar Chandler chromosome 7, Walnut 2.0, whole genome shotgun sequence contains these coding sequences:
- the LOC108995365 gene encoding NEDD8-conjugating enzyme Ubc12-like isoform X1: MIRLFKVKEKQRELAENSQGGAPVKKQTAGELRLHKDISELNLPKSCAISFPNGKDDLMNFEVSIRPDEGYYLGGTFLFSFQVSPIYPHEAPKVKCKTKVYHPNIDLEGSVCLNILREDWKPVLNINTIIYGLYHLFTEPNSEDPLNHDAAAVLRDHPKMFEANVRRAMAGGYVGQTFFQRCL, translated from the exons ATGATTAGGCTATTCAAAGTAAAGGAAAAGCAGAGAGAACTTGCTGAAAATTCCCAAGGTGGGGCACCTGTAAAGAAGCAAACAGCTGGAGAATTGCGTCTTCATAAAG ATATCTCTGAGCTGAATCTACCAAAATCGTGTGCCATATCATTTCCCAATGGCAAGGATGACCTGATGAATTTTGAGGTTTCTATTCGACCTGATGAAGGATATTATTT GGGTGGCACATTTTTGTTCTCCTTCCAAGTTTCTCCCATCTATCCACACGAGGCACCAAAGGTCAAGTGCAAAACGAAG GTCTATCACCCGAATATTGACTTGGAAGGAAGTGTCTGCCTCAACATCCTACGGGAAGATTGGAAACCTGTCCTTAATATAAACACCATCATCTATGGGCTATATCATCTTTTCACG GAACCAAATTCCGAGGATCCTCTTAATCATGATGCAGCTGCGGTGTTGAGAGACCATCCAAAGATGTTTGAAGCTAATGTGAGAAGGGCTATGGCTGGTGGATATGTGGGGCAAACCTTTTTTCAACGGTGTCTGTAG
- the LOC108995313 gene encoding uncharacterized protein LOC108995313, translated as MLPSSIRSMLRDRLKGSIGFSESDLILAREWREALGRILGWFSPLAHNMIKWQSEKSFEQQTLVPKTNMMLLQTLFFVNKEKTEAAITELLVGLNYIWKFAREMIAKALLESTNFNGILNALTRWFKGVRRSSLELLCRCDSRTVCSGGVGAKCEGVEVGLFSQEENTHRRKWEFCFCYAVMQCKSLPFQRGLADVSA; from the coding sequence ATGTTACCAAGCAGTATACGTTCGATGCTGAGGGATAGGTTGAAGGGATCCATAGGGTTTTCAGAGAGCGATTTGATTCTTGCTAGGGAGTGGAGGGAGGCCTTGGGAAGGATATTGGGTTGGTTTTCACCATTAGcacataatatgataaaatgGCAAAGTGAAAAGAGCTTTGAGCAGCAAACTTTGGTGCCCAAAACAAATATGATGCTTCTGCAGACGCTATTTTTTGTGAACAAAGAGAAGACCGAGGCTGCCATTACCGAGCTATTAGTGGGATTGAACTACATTTGGAAGTTTGCGAGGGAGATGATTGCTAAAGCCCTATTAGAATCCACCAACTTCAATGGGATCTTGAATGCCCTGACACGATGGTTTAAAGGGGTGCGTCGGTCTAGTTTGGAGCTCCTCTGTCGGTGTGACAGTCGTACAGTGTGCAGCGGTGGGGTGGGTGCTAAGTGCGAAGGTGTCGAAGTGGGTCTCTTTTCACAGGAGGAAAACACACACAGGAGAAAGTGGGAGTTCTGCTTTTGCTATGCTGTGATGCAGTGCAAGAGTTTACCGTTCCAAAGAGGATTGGCTGATGTGTCAGCATAG
- the LOC108995355 gene encoding BES1/BZR1 homolog protein 2-like — protein MAGGGSSGRLPTWKERENNKRRERRRRAIAAKIYSGLRAQGNYKLPKHCDNNEVLKALCAEAGWIVEDDGTTYRQGSKPPPGEIAGTSTNLSACSSLQPSPQSSNFASPIPSYHASPSSSSFPSPTRFDANPSTYLLPFLRNIASIPTNLPPLRISNSAPVTPPLSSPTSRGSKRKPDWESLYNGSQNSFHQPLFAASAPASPTRRHHIMPATIPECDESDASTVDSGRWVSFQTVAHLAPPLSPTFNLMKPGAQQGSFHEGVDGHRGLDWGAAAERGRGSEFEFESGRVKPWEGERIHEVGVDDLELTLGSGKTHG, from the exons ATGGCCGGAGGGGGGTCTTCGGGGAGGTTGCCGACttggaaagagagggagaacaacaagaggagggagagaaggagaagagcCATTGCTGCCAAGATATACTCTGGTCTTAGAGCTCAGGGGAACTATAAGCTTCCCAAGCACTGCGACAACAACGAGGTCTTGAAGGCGCTCTGTGCCGAGGCCGGCTGGATCGTCGAAGACGATGGCACCACTTATCGTCAG GGAAGCAAGCCACCCCCTGGCGAGATTGCAGGCACTTCAACAAACCTCAGTGCATGTTCCTCGCTTCAACCAAGCCCACAGTCCTCAAATTTCGCGAGTCCTATACCATCCTATCATGCCAGCCCATCATCGTCCTCCTTCCCAAGCCCTACACGCTTTGATGCAAACCCCTCTACATATCTCCTCCCGTTCCTTCGCAACATTGCCTCCATCCCCACAAATCTCCCTCCTCTTAGAATATCTAATAGTGCGCCAGTAACGCCACCTCTTTCATCACCAACCTCTAGAGGTTCAAAGCGAAAACCTGACTGGGAATCTCTTTACAATGGCTCCCAAAACTCCTTCCACCAACCTCTCTTTGCTGCCTCTGCCCCTGCAAGCCCAACACGGCGCCACCATATTATGCCTGCCACAATACCAGAATGTGATGAGTCTGATGCATCCACAGTGGACTCAGGTCGCTGGGTCAGTTTCCAGACAGTTGCACATCTAGCACCTCCTCTTTCACCAACGTTTAATTTAATGAAACCAGGGGCCCAACAGGGTTCTTTCCATGAGGGTGTTGATGGACATAGGGGCCTAGACTGGGGGGCTGCAGCGGAGAGGGGGAGGGGCTCagagtttgagtttgagagTGGCAGAGTGAAGCCATGGGAGGGTGAGAGAATCCATGAAGTAGGAGTGGATGATCTGGAGCTTACATTAGGGAGTGGCAAGACCCATGGTTAA
- the LOC108995365 gene encoding NEDD8-conjugating enzyme Ubc12-like isoform X2, which produces MRVVAAEDQFSIVSKMALGRLIGQQGIFSIVGDISELNLPKSCAISFPNGKDDLMNFEVSIRPDEGYYLGGTFLFSFQVSPIYPHEAPKVKCKTKVYHPNIDLEGSVCLNILREDWKPVLNINTIIYGLYHLFTEPNSEDPLNHDAAAVLRDHPKMFEANVRRAMAGGYVGQTFFQRCL; this is translated from the exons atgcgaGTTGTAGCGGCAGAGGACCAGTTTTCAATTGTTTCAAAGATGGCCCTTGGCAGGTTAATTGGCCAACAGGGCATTTTTTCTATTGTTGGTG ATATCTCTGAGCTGAATCTACCAAAATCGTGTGCCATATCATTTCCCAATGGCAAGGATGACCTGATGAATTTTGAGGTTTCTATTCGACCTGATGAAGGATATTATTT GGGTGGCACATTTTTGTTCTCCTTCCAAGTTTCTCCCATCTATCCACACGAGGCACCAAAGGTCAAGTGCAAAACGAAG GTCTATCACCCGAATATTGACTTGGAAGGAAGTGTCTGCCTCAACATCCTACGGGAAGATTGGAAACCTGTCCTTAATATAAACACCATCATCTATGGGCTATATCATCTTTTCACG GAACCAAATTCCGAGGATCCTCTTAATCATGATGCAGCTGCGGTGTTGAGAGACCATCCAAAGATGTTTGAAGCTAATGTGAGAAGGGCTATGGCTGGTGGATATGTGGGGCAAACCTTTTTTCAACGGTGTCTGTAG
- the LOC108995370 gene encoding multidrug resistance protein 2 → MDINRVTSRFGARLPSKPLLPRRLETMKRRKIFGVSLSLILINMAAIMERADENLLPAVYKEVSEAFSAGPSDLGYLTFIRNLVQGLASPLAGVLVINYDRPTVLAMGTFFWAVSTAAVGASQQFFQVAFWRAINGFGLAIVIPALQSFIADSYTDGVRGAGFGLLSLVGTLGGIGGGVLATIMAGQQYWGMPGWRVAFVMMAILSSLIGWLVFLFVVDPRKIASVAHCTSDDEERTDLVDKGNASTAASIWLESWMAMKTVMKVKTFQIIVLQGIVGSLPWTAMVFFTMWFELIGFDHNSAATLLSIFAVGCATGSLLGGLIADRISQIYPNSGRIMCAQFSAFMGIPFSWFLLTVIPQLVGSYFTFAATLFLMGLTISWNATAANGPMFAEVVPSKHRTMIYAFDRAFEGSFSSVAAPLVGILSEKIYGYDSKSVDPVSGSAKEALALSKGLIMMMAIPFGLCCLFYTPLYHTFRRDRENARLATSKEEQMT, encoded by the exons ATGGACATCAATCGGGTCACCTCAAGATTTGGTGCTCGTCTTCCATCCAAACCTCTGCTTCCCAGACGATTGGAAACTATGAA AAGAAGAAAGATTTTTGGGGTTTCTCTGTCTCTCATTCTTATAAACATGGCTGCCATAATGGAGCGTGCTGACGAGAATCTCCTCCCAGCTGTTTACAAAGAAGTCAGTGAAGCTTTCAGTGCTGGGCCATCTGACTTGGGCTATCTTACATTTATAAGGAACCTCGTGCAGGGCCTTGCATCACCCTTGGCAGGTGTACTAGTTATAAACTACGATCGCCCTACAGTTCTTGCAATGGGCACTTTCTTCTGGGCCGTATCAACTGCTGCAGTGGGTGCGAgtcaacaattttttcaagttgCATTCTGGAGAGCAATAAATGGCTTTGGTTTGGCCATTGTGATACCAGCACTCCAGTCCTTCATTGCTGATAGCTATACAGATGGAGTGAGGGGAGCAGGATTTGGGCTGCTAAGCCTTGTTGGTACTTTAGGTGGCATCGGAGGTGGTGTTCTAGCAACAATTATGGCTGGTCAGCAGTACTGGGGCATGCCTGGATGGCGTGTAGCCTTTGTCATGATGGCAATCTTGAGTTCACTAATTGGGTGGCTTGTTTTCTTGTTTGTGGTAGACCCTAGAAAAATAGCCAGTGTTGCTCATTGTACCAGCGATGATGAAGAAAG GACTGATTTGGTAGATAAGGGCAATGCTAGTACTGCAGCTTCAATTTGGCTGGAGTCTTGGATGGCAATGAAAACTGTTATGAAAGTGAAAACATTTCAAATCATTGTGTTGCAGGGCATTGTTGGGTCACTACCATGGACTGCCATGGTGTTCTTCACTATGTGGTTTGAACTAATTG GTTTTGATCATAATAGTGCAGCAAcccttttaagtatttttgctGTTGGATGTGCTACGGGGTCCCTCCTTGGTGGATTAATAGCTGATCGAATATCACAAATCTACCCCAACTCTGGTCGTATCATGTGTGCGCAGTTTAGCGCCTTCATGGGCATCCCATTCTCATGGTTCCTTCTTACAGTAATCCCCCAATTAGTAGGCAGCTATTTCACCTTTGCTGCAACTCTCTTTCTAATGGGACTAACCATCAGCTGGAATGCCACTGCTGCAAATGGCCCTATGTTTGCTGAGGTGGTACCTTCTAAGCACCGGACCATGATTTATGCATTTGATCGAGCTTTTGAAGGATCATTCTCTTCTGTTGCCGCTCCCTTGGTAGGTATTCTTTCAGAGAAGATATATGGCTATGATTCAAAATCTGTGGATCCAGTTTCAGGGTCTGCAAAGGAGGCTCTGGCATTGTCCAAGGGACTTATCATGATGATGGCTATTCCATTTGGATTGTGTTGCTTGTTTTACACACCTCTGTATCATACTTTTAGGCGGGACCGTGAAAATGCAAGATTGGCTACTTCGAAAGAGGAACAAATGACTTAA